Part of the Brassica oleracea var. oleracea cultivar TO1000 chromosome C8, BOL, whole genome shotgun sequence genome is shown below.
AAAAACCTATTTTTATATAGTTTGGTTTATATTCACATTAGAATTATCTTTATATTTTCTTAACAGTTAATATATTTTTGATGAGATTTAATATTCTATCTAAACCACATTTAAGTTCTATGCAATATATATTATATACACCAAATAATATAATAAAATTAATATAAATGTCAAATTTAAAAAATAACAATTAATGTCTATACAATAAAATCAAATATTTTTCTTATCTTAGAATAAATATATCTTAAAATAAAAAATCTAGGTAAGGAAAATTTTGTAAATTAACATTTCTATAAATTGATAAAATTTCAAAGTCCCAACATTATTAATTTATAGAGATTTTACTGTAGTATGATATTTTTGTAAAGGGCAATTCTCTTAAATATCTCTTTTAAGTTTTTGTCACAAAAATATCTCTCAAAAAAAGAAATGATCAAATTAGTCTTTTTTATTTTGAAAATTTTAATATTTATTTTTTATTTTTAAAAATTTGAAACTATATCCCAAAACTCCACTCCTTAACTCTAAACTCTAAATCTAAATTAGTTAACCCTATGGTAAAAATACATTTTAATAAAATTTATTTCAATCATTTTTTCATTAAAAATTATTTTTGTGAATATAAATTAAAAATGACTATCCTATAAAATTTATCTTTTGTAAAACAAATATCCATATTTAAAGCTGGAGTGATACGTCACATCGTAACATAATCTACCAAAATGAAAACATAACTAAATAGAAAGAAAATCGAGCAATTTTTTTTATTAGTAAGTAATGAATCACAAAAACTCAGATAGTTTTCATCAAAATCATTTAATGAAAGTAAATATATCACTAATTTATAAATGTAGTAATCAGTTACTATTAGATCTATAGCTTGCTTAAAGTTTCTTTTTTTTTTAAGTTGTTGCAACATGCAGGGCCAAAACAACAAAGTAATGCACATGATGGACTCTCTCTCTCTCTTTAAACCCAAAGGCCTTATAATTAACAGATAGCCACAAAACTAGACTATCTCCTTTTAATTGATTTTCGTAAAGTCAAAACCCTCTGTCTCTGCCGGAGTGTCTTAGCTACTCAACGACAACCCTTTGCTAGTTTGTCTCTCTACCTATGCCTTCTTAATAAACTAAAGTCTGTCATCTTTACCGACAACCTTTAGATTCTTACATGAATGCTCTGACCAACGTCTCTAGCCTCCGACGTTGCTCAACTTCACTTCTCGAAAATCTCCCGATCCTACAGCTAATCAAGCGATGCACATCCCCCAAGCTCCTAGACTCAGCTCTAGCCGCAATGGTCAAGACCAGCCAAAACCAAGACTGTTTCTTTATGAACCAATTCATCACTGCCTGCACTTCCTTCAACCGCCTCGATCTCGCTCTCTCCTCCATGACCCAGATGCAGGAACCCAACGTCTTCGTCTACAACGCGTTGATTAAAGGCCTCCTCACTTGCTCTCTCCCGATTCGATCTCTCGAACTCTACGTCTGTATGCTCAGAGACTCTGTTTCTCCGTCGAGCTACACTTACTCTTCTCTCGTAAAGGCGTCTCTTTTCGATCGTACGGTTGGTGAATCTGTTCACTCGCACATCTGGAAGTTTGGGTTTTGCTTCCATGTTCAGATTCAGACGACTCTGATCGTGTTGTACTCGGGATTAGGTAGAATTGAGGAAGCACGGAAAGTGTTCGATGAAATGCCTGATAGAGATGAGTTTACTTGGACTACGATGGTTTCTGCTTATGTTAGAGTTTTTGATATGGACTCTGCTAATGTGTTAGCTAACCGAATGTCTGAGAAGAACGGTGCCACGTGGAACTGTTTGATTGATGGGTATATGAGATTAGGTAACGTGGAAGTAGCCGAGTCTTTGTTTGATCAGATGCCTGTGAAGGATATAATCACATGGACGAGTATGATCAAAGGCTACTCGTTTAACAAGAGGTATAGAGAAGCGATCTCAGTGTTCTACAAAATGACTGAGGAAGGGATTGTGCCTGATGAAGTGACTATGTCAACAGTTATCTCAGCTTGCGCGCATCTAGGAGTGGTGGAGATAGGTAAGGAGGTTCATATGCACACGGCGCAGAACGGGTTTGTTCTTGATGTCTACATTGGCTCTGCACTGGTGGATATGTATTCCAAATGCGGTTGTTTGAACCGAGCGCTTCTTGTGTTCTTTAATTTGCCTAAAAAGAATCTCTTTTGTTGGAATGCAATCATTGAAGGGCTAGCAGCTCATGGTTATGCACGAGAAGCATTGAGAATGCTTGGGAAGATGGAGGTGGAGTTGATCAAACCTAACGCAGTCACTTTTGTTAGTGTTTTAACCGCGTGTACTCACGCTGGTCTTGTAGAAGAAGGGCAGAAAGTGTACCGTAGCATGAGTGATGAACACTCCATCGTCTCTAATATTGAACATTACGGATGCATGGTTGCTTTATTCAGCAAAGCCGGGTTGATTCAAGAGGCTTTAGAACTGATTGAAAGTATGGAGTTTGAACCGAATGCTGTTATCTGGGGGGCGTTGCTTGATGGGTGCAGACTTCACAAGAACTTAGAGATAGCTGAGGTAGCGTTTAAGAAACTGATGGTTGTGGAGCCGAGGAATAGTGGGTACTATTCACTTTTAATTAGCATGTATGCTGGAGAAAACATGTGGAGAGATGTTGCAGAGGTCAGAGGAAGGATGAGAGAGTTAGGTATAGAGAAGATATGTCCAGGGACAAGTTGGATTGAGTTAGGTAAAAGAGTCCATATGTTTGCTGCAGCTGATAAGTCTCACTCTGCTTCAGATGAGGTTTACTTGTTGCTTGATGAGGTATATGAACAGATGGGATTAGCTGGATACGTGCAGGAATCTGAAGGTGTATATTAGGAGTTACTAGAAGCTACTCATTGAACTCTGTTACCAGATGTTCATCAAAGAGATGTTTTTAGTGTAGAAACCCAGATGTTCACAGTTCACTATTCATCAGGATAGATAGGAGCTTGGTTCTGTAAAGATAGCCACCGCGAGAAAAGTCAAATATATGTTAGCCGCGTACCACAAAGTCAAAGACCAAGACATAATGACATATCAAAACAAACTAAAATTTAATAAGATGTTTTTTTTACTGTCGTAATGTATTTGTGAGTTAAGGAATTTCTTTGAAACCACAAAGTCAAAGACCAAGACATAATGACATATCAAGACAAACTAAAATTTAATAAGATGTTTTTTTTACTGTCGTACTGTATTTGTGAGTTAAGGAATTTCTTTGAAATTTCATATACTCTAAAGAGTTAGTGATTCATGTATATTTAATGTTACATACTCAGGACCGGTCATGGGCAAAGCCGGATGAAACATTCGCCTAGGGTTTCTAAAATTTTTGAAAAAAAATACATATACATAGACCCCTAATTTTTTTAAAAAAGCCCCCAAATTTTTTAAATTTTTTTTTTCAATGCAATCTTTACAAAAATAGCCTAAGGCCCCAAAATCTCAGAACCGGCCATGTACATACTCACACCTACAAGTGCATGTCTTCGTTATTCTGGTGAAGTCTATGAGAGTTAAAGACTGATTTATCAAACTTGTGAACTGAACTTTTCTACATTTGAATATATTTTTTAGCTTTATGAGACATTTGAAATTTTCCAAGTTCGTTTGCTTAGTGGTTTCGGTTTTTAGGTGATGACATGTCATCCTGACCTCCAAAATGGAATTTGAATCTACGTCATGAAACGTTTAAAATAGGGTTTGAAAACCAAAAAAAGTATAAAGAATCAATAGTCTAGTTGACCAACATAAAAATAATAATTATATAGTTGATTTTATACAAAACAAAAACTATTGATTTAACCACAATTCTTAAGCTTAACCGGTTGCTCTCTAACATTTACTAGACTCGCCTGGAGTAGCAAATTAAATGTCTAAAGCTAAACATTAATGAATGAGTACAAAGTACAAACTGGACCGGAGTCCAATTAATTAACTGTTGTAAACGGTATAGTGATTTGGCTTATCACTTATTTTTTGCATGTTTACTTGTGATATACATTGCGGTCCAAGCAGCGTATCATCTTAACTTGTTTGATCAATTTCTATAAGTGCGGTTCAAATTTGAAAACCAAGTCTTTCCAAGTAAAAGTCAAGCCACAAGAATATCAGAAGTAAGACCAAGAGCCCCAAAGTCACACAGAGCTACCAATTTAAAAATCAACCAACAACATAATCGAAACCTTATATATAGGTCATTATCGAACTAAATGTGATACACATCAAACGGGAGTTAAAGACATACAACAACTTCTACTCCCAAACCAAAAAAAAATAATTTATTCTTTACTTTGAACACACAAAAAGAGAGAGAGAGAAATGATGATGAAGAGGCAACTGATATTTGGAGTGATTTTGCTCGGACTCTTGGTGATTTTCTTGGCCACCACACCAGTCGAAGCGGCTAGGCCGTTACGAACCGATGGTAAGATCCAGTTCGTGCTCCAGTTGCTGCAAAGAGGTACGGTGCCACCGTCAGGTCCAAACGGTTGTACCAACGACCCAAATGGCTCGGGAAAGTGCCACGGCTGAGCCGTCACGTTAGTCTGATTATACATACTAGTTATTTAAATTTTATTTATTTATTTTCTTAAGGTTAATTAATGCAATAAACACAACTATAGTTTTGTGTATTGGCTCGATCTTTGGTGGATCTATAGCAAATGTATGTATCATAACTCTGTAAGAGCTGTCAAAAGTAGCTATTCTTTTATTTGTTTATGAACTTATATGTTCGTAAATTAAAAGTTCAATGAAAACATGTAACTTTTTAATTGTTATTCTTTTATTTTAAGCATTTCTGTCTGATATTTTGATATGATTAAACCAAGATTATATTGGTGGTACGCAATATATGAAGTTCACGAAATTATTCTGAAACAAACAAAATATGATACCAGCAATGATAAATAATCAAGTGATCGGTCACCCATGGCACCTACGTCTATGTGTACATGGGAAGGTTGGTGCAACAATTTCGACCCGACCCGCAAACCGGACCCCTTTCCAGCACCTAGAATACGAACCGTATCTCAACGGGGGAGGTTGGGAACGTCCTAATGGCTTAAACGCGCTTGATGTCTAAGGAAACAACAAAAAATGTCAACTAACATAGTATGTGTCTTCATATATCTTTTTCCTACTCTTTAACTATTATTAGTCCAAAGGAAACATAAACTGATCACTTCTTTTACGTATGGGAACGTAATTTTTGTTGTAGGGCCTTTTAGTTTGCATGGGGTTCTATTGTAATTTTTTTTTTGGTTTTATTGTAATTCGATAGTGACACTTACAAATAGAGAGAGTATTTTTGGTTAACATCTCATGGCTTCACTTTGGGTTTTTTCTCTTCACTATCTTTGACTTTGACTGTATATTAGCTACAAAAAGAATAATGGTGTTCAACATTTGATTCAAGCGTGTGGGATACGTTATGTTTAATGTGAACTATGAAATGAAAAACATAAACTATATATGTTACATGTCAATGGACGCGTTTACCATATATGAAATGTACTAAATCTATTACGTCAAAGTTTTCATTTATGAATATATACTCATTTCATGAAGAGCTAAGCTGCCAAGCAACTAGATAATTATTATTTTTCATGTTTGAAAATATGCATATAATGAACTAATTTAGTTAGTTGATCTTGACTCAGAACTTTGATAGGATAATTATCCACCTGATCCCACTGGACCAGACCTCTCTACAGGACTAGAAAGCCGATCCGATCTTGACTCAGAACTTTGATTTAGGTCTTAAAATGTTAAGCACGGCAAACCTCATGTGTGCCTGTGCGTGTATATCGGTATACGTAACTGGAAAGTTCAAGGAAGAAACTACATGAATGTGTAAGTTACCAAAACACTATATGAATGTGTATTAAAAGAATTATTATATAGTTCAAAGTCAGACCTTATATTGATTTTACAAAATTCAATACTTCTAATATAGTATGGTGAGGTTCAACTTTAAATATGTCTAAGAACATTGTTTCGATCTTATTTGATTTAATCATGCTCGGTATTTTACTTAATGGCTTTGGCTTTGGGGATTCATAGAATTTCAGATGACAAAAAATTACTTGTAGATAAGAGTATTTCTAATGTATAACTTCATTTTATTTTTTCAAATAAAATAATTTCATAATGGAATCAAATTTTATTCTAATTTTTGGAGTGAAAATAAAATGATGAAAAAATAAATATATTATTTTATTAAATAAATCTATTATAAAATGAAAATAGAGTAAAATCAAAGAAGGTTTAATTTTTGAAATAAGAAATCGAATAGGATGGGAAATGATTAAAAATAGCATATCCAAGTATGAAAGATCTATATATACAAACCGGTTAAGTGGCTCAGTATCAATTTTACGGTTGGTTCCCTGATTACTGGTTTAGTTTGGTTTGGTTTAATTTGATTTGGTTAAGTAAAAGTGGAGATTGGGTCGGTATTTGCTGTTAGAACGTTCACGAAAAATCTCATCTCTGTGTGTAGAAATCGCGCCGACTCTCTCTCTCTCCCTACACTCCATCGAGCAAAGAAAGAGTTCTCAGCTGAGAGAGATGCAAGCTATCTCGAAAGTTTCTTCTGCAGCCTCCTTGTTTCGATGTTCTACGGTTTGTGTTTCTTTTCCCTCTTTAAACTTGTGCTGTATAGTTCCTCTAATCTTTGTCTGAGTGTCAAGATTGAAAATTTAGAAAGCTTTCTGATAGCTAAAGTTATGTACATAAGCTTCTCACTCTAAAGCTTAGACCTTTGCTGTTAATAAATTTTGCTTGTTGTTCGTATCTTTGATTAAACTCTGTTTATATCAGAAACTAACAAGTCAGGCATGTGTAAGCCAGCTTAGCCTCAGAAAAGGTCTTGTCTCCGGTGTGATGAAGTTCTCTTCGCCTCTTAAGACTTTGTGCGATGCTGCTGGTAGATCTCTTCCCGTGTCAAGATTCTGCAGTGCCTCCAACATCTCTTCCTCATTGCAAATTGAACTGGTGTGTGTCTTGTTTCTGTTGTTTGATACTTTTCTTTCTTATCTCTGTGTCG
Proteins encoded:
- the LOC106308086 gene encoding pentatricopeptide repeat-containing protein At1g06145-like; this translates as MNALTNVSSLRRCSTSLLENLPILQLIKRCTSPKLLDSALAAMVKTSQNQDCFFMNQFITACTSFNRLDLALSSMTQMQEPNVFVYNALIKGLLTCSLPIRSLELYVCMLRDSVSPSSYTYSSLVKASLFDRTVGESVHSHIWKFGFCFHVQIQTTLIVLYSGLGRIEEARKVFDEMPDRDEFTWTTMVSAYVRVFDMDSANVLANRMSEKNGATWNCLIDGYMRLGNVEVAESLFDQMPVKDIITWTSMIKGYSFNKRYREAISVFYKMTEEGIVPDEVTMSTVISACAHLGVVEIGKEVHMHTAQNGFVLDVYIGSALVDMYSKCGCLNRALLVFFNLPKKNLFCWNAIIEGLAAHGYAREALRMLGKMEVELIKPNAVTFVSVLTACTHAGLVEEGQKVYRSMSDEHSIVSNIEHYGCMVALFSKAGLIQEALELIESMEFEPNAVIWGALLDGCRLHKNLEIAEVAFKKLMVVEPRNSGYYSLLISMYAGENMWRDVAEVRGRMRELGIEKICPGTSWIELGKRVHMFAAADKSHSASDEVYLLLDEVYEQMGLAGYVQESEGVY